A stretch of the Archangium violaceum genome encodes the following:
- a CDS encoding glycosyltransferase — MADGTLWPRAYLRHFQCKPSFRFAALTWGSRGDVQPFVALGAELVRRGHRVLLAARAPFRSFIEENGLEFFEMEEDGTEELMHSLASSTGGADGVKLMVTWQRRMVPSQLRQFWKASEGADVLLNNAAFTGPAIPIAERRGIPIFQAFFDPGFIPTRRYCVLDNRIQDRNAFLNVAATRLKNIVGGLFSWDLVNAWRREHRLPVDLLGENHRPGLLFRLPVLVAWSRHLVERPDDWPEWFAQTGRWRLVTQQRPGQRLMDFMAAGEAPVYIGFGSWGVHDKKAVTDILLEALRVTGQRGILHRNTVDGRSELPANVYVDDNLPHDWLFPRVKAVVHHGGAGTTGAVASAGVPSVIVPAFFAQDVWGHVVRQKGVGTLLPRRELRVDSLVAALREVAQPHVVERARALGVNASKEGAEVLAADEIERRLRDAARMA, encoded by the coding sequence TTGGCGGATGGGACTCTCTGGCCTCGGGCCTACCTGCGTCATTTCCAGTGCAAGCCGTCCTTCCGGTTCGCCGCGCTCACGTGGGGCTCGCGGGGTGATGTCCAACCCTTCGTGGCGCTCGGAGCGGAGCTCGTGCGCCGGGGTCACCGGGTCCTGCTCGCGGCGAGGGCCCCCTTCCGCTCCTTCATCGAGGAGAACGGGCTCGAGTTCTTCGAGATGGAGGAGGACGGTACCGAGGAGCTCATGCACTCCCTCGCGAGCAGCACCGGGGGAGCCGATGGAGTGAAGCTCATGGTGACGTGGCAGCGGCGCATGGTCCCGTCACAGCTCCGGCAGTTCTGGAAGGCGAGCGAGGGGGCCGATGTCCTCCTCAACAACGCCGCCTTCACGGGTCCGGCGATCCCCATCGCCGAGCGGCGCGGCATTCCCATCTTCCAGGCCTTCTTCGATCCGGGCTTCATTCCGACGCGGCGCTACTGCGTCCTGGACAACCGCATCCAGGATCGGAATGCGTTCCTCAATGTCGCCGCGACCCGGCTGAAGAACATCGTCGGCGGGTTGTTCTCGTGGGACCTGGTGAATGCGTGGCGGAGGGAGCACCGGTTGCCGGTGGACCTGCTCGGAGAGAACCACCGGCCGGGGCTGCTCTTCCGGTTGCCGGTGCTGGTGGCGTGGAGCCGGCATCTCGTGGAGCGGCCCGATGACTGGCCCGAGTGGTTCGCGCAGACCGGGCGTTGGCGCCTCGTGACGCAGCAGCGGCCCGGCCAGCGGTTGATGGACTTCATGGCCGCGGGAGAGGCCCCCGTGTACATCGGCTTCGGGAGCTGGGGCGTGCACGACAAGAAGGCCGTGACGGACATCCTGCTCGAGGCCCTGCGCGTCACGGGCCAGCGGGGCATCCTGCACCGCAACACCGTGGATGGGCGGAGCGAGCTTCCCGCGAACGTGTACGTGGATGACAACCTGCCGCACGACTGGCTCTTTCCGCGCGTGAAGGCCGTCGTCCACCACGGAGGAGCGGGGACGACGGGCGCGGTGGCCTCGGCGGGAGTGCCCTCGGTGATCGTCCCAGCCTTCTTCGCGCAGGACGTCTGGGGACACGTCGTGCGCCAGAAGGGTGTCGGGACGCTGCTGCCGCGGCGCGAGCTCCGGGTGGACAGCCTGGTCGCGGCGCTCCGGGAGGTGGCGCAGCCGCATGTCGTCGAACGGGCCAGGGCTCTCGGGGTCAACGCGAGCAAGGAGGGCGCCGAGGTGCTCGCGGCGGATGAGATCGAGCGGCGCCTGCGGGACGCGGCGCGGATGGCGTAG
- a CDS encoding PD-(D/E)XK nuclease family protein gives MSSPRRTLQVYPDTGRRQAALRAARSAAGVVRGDAFLTWDGFLEALGGARELGRRPCPPLAARTVVGSLAQGLGATPFGDFVHEPAFARAALDVLLDLKAGRLSPRELQDALEVLPPERRNRVRTLALLHHAYEQKMAELGLADREDVVRGAREALERNAWPAAWDDVGTLVLHGVYDVRPSKLELLMALAAACDARRVTLRVETPVGGSPVADAALAALFRAFENRGETLPHVDLFKADVTFESRPMVELGRHLFSPRARKDVLRDAVEGLRMWSAGAARDEARLIARDVRRLVSDGVPPGSIAVAWRDLGPEARWLADALTELGVPVRLPWGEPLALAGPVRLALELPLLVEDGFPAERVAELVSSRYAPALSRGAPEAPATLLTLAAVRDDRLGATRGKGAYELRLEALAKRLEPLPEQVRPKEQRRAHEARVLRERCLLLLESCRRIPEQGQASELLAAWWQVVQRLGLMDSEGALDAPSDEGLGALRLDARARDDAARVALATRVRELERTLAVVGGGPRLRRRTFGRWLQDAMRDVHLPARGPATGAVEVLDVSELEGRSFAHVFLGGLAEGRFPGREEPNPLLGDAERIALNKHLSRDIFRLTGGEFEDRAPWRLTEDRLLFASVLAAAEETVSLSFSVEGPGGQEQAPSAFLEEVRRLTGASWVARSLPAIAPLDEVLTESELRQRVVLESLAIERLRVSAPDPARNVIRSRFEGAPWLAAAKEMVQVEIERLHFFGDTRKGAGRYTGAVDDPALSEAVREAFRFDADRPLSASALARFGNCGFQGFVSYGLKVPEPEQPGEDFDRRGQGIFWHRVLEEFFKRLKERKLLGRGLDELPEELLDAVLDEVRAHFEQRHYVGHPALWRLARERAKNMVRRILMDERRGLPFERFEPAGFELRFGPRNPAEGWNEVTLQVGEEVIHFEGTIDRLDMAGGEVGVIDYKSGKLSKSELKKKLLDSDFQLPLYLYAARASGHRNTRQAAWFSLRTGEVIYLSEVLEKDAVELEELLSTEPEVRARMAAEAKPNLANAVEALIRTVRAGQFAMRPKDCGSCGYRPVCRITERRLVEEEGSSYE, from the coding sequence ATGTCCTCTCCCCGTCGTACCCTCCAGGTCTACCCCGATACCGGTCGCCGACAGGCCGCCTTGCGCGCGGCCCGGAGCGCCGCTGGAGTCGTCCGGGGAGATGCCTTCCTCACCTGGGACGGCTTCCTGGAGGCACTCGGCGGGGCACGCGAGTTGGGACGGCGCCCGTGCCCGCCCCTCGCGGCGCGCACCGTGGTGGGCTCGCTGGCGCAGGGGCTGGGCGCCACGCCCTTCGGCGACTTCGTCCACGAGCCCGCCTTCGCCCGAGCCGCGCTGGACGTCCTGCTGGATCTCAAGGCCGGCCGGCTCTCCCCGCGCGAGTTGCAGGATGCGCTGGAGGTGCTCCCTCCCGAGCGGCGCAACCGCGTCCGGACGCTCGCCCTGCTGCACCACGCCTACGAGCAGAAGATGGCCGAGCTGGGCCTGGCGGATCGCGAGGACGTGGTGCGTGGCGCGCGCGAGGCGCTGGAGCGCAACGCCTGGCCCGCGGCCTGGGATGACGTGGGCACGCTCGTGCTGCACGGCGTCTACGACGTGCGCCCCTCCAAGCTGGAGCTGTTGATGGCCCTGGCGGCCGCCTGTGATGCGCGCCGGGTGACCCTGCGCGTGGAGACTCCGGTGGGTGGCTCCCCGGTGGCGGACGCGGCCCTGGCGGCCCTCTTCCGCGCCTTCGAGAACCGCGGCGAGACACTTCCCCACGTGGACCTCTTCAAGGCGGACGTCACCTTCGAGTCCCGCCCGATGGTGGAGCTCGGCCGTCACCTCTTCTCGCCCCGGGCTCGGAAGGACGTGCTCCGGGACGCGGTGGAGGGCCTGCGGATGTGGAGCGCCGGGGCGGCTCGGGACGAGGCCCGGCTCATCGCCCGGGACGTGCGCCGGTTGGTGTCCGACGGGGTTCCTCCTGGGAGCATCGCCGTGGCGTGGCGCGACCTGGGGCCCGAGGCCCGCTGGTTGGCGGATGCGCTCACGGAACTGGGAGTGCCCGTGCGCCTGCCCTGGGGCGAGCCGCTCGCGTTGGCCGGCCCGGTACGTCTGGCGTTGGAGCTGCCGCTGCTGGTGGAGGATGGCTTCCCCGCCGAGCGCGTGGCGGAGCTGGTCTCCAGCCGCTATGCGCCCGCGCTCTCCCGGGGGGCACCCGAGGCTCCGGCGACGCTCCTGACGCTCGCGGCCGTCCGGGACGACCGGCTGGGCGCGACGCGAGGGAAGGGGGCGTATGAGCTCCGCCTGGAGGCCCTGGCGAAGCGGCTGGAGCCGCTGCCGGAGCAGGTGCGCCCGAAGGAGCAGCGGCGCGCCCACGAGGCCCGGGTGCTGCGCGAGCGGTGCCTCTTGCTGCTGGAGTCCTGCCGCCGCATTCCGGAGCAGGGGCAGGCCTCGGAGCTGCTCGCCGCCTGGTGGCAGGTGGTGCAGCGGCTGGGGTTGATGGACTCGGAGGGCGCGCTGGATGCGCCCTCGGACGAGGGGTTGGGCGCGCTGCGGCTGGATGCGCGAGCCCGGGACGATGCGGCGCGGGTCGCGCTCGCGACGCGGGTGCGGGAGCTGGAGCGGACGCTCGCGGTGGTGGGCGGCGGGCCCCGGTTGAGGCGGCGCACCTTCGGCCGTTGGCTGCAGGACGCGATGCGCGACGTGCACCTGCCCGCGCGTGGGCCCGCGACGGGCGCCGTGGAGGTGCTGGACGTCTCCGAGCTGGAGGGGCGCTCCTTCGCCCATGTCTTCCTCGGAGGACTGGCCGAGGGCCGCTTCCCCGGCCGCGAGGAGCCCAATCCGCTGCTGGGTGACGCCGAGCGCATCGCCCTCAACAAGCACCTGAGCCGGGACATCTTCCGTCTCACGGGCGGCGAGTTCGAGGATCGCGCGCCGTGGCGCCTCACCGAGGACCGGCTCCTGTTCGCCAGCGTCCTGGCCGCCGCCGAGGAGACGGTGAGCCTGTCCTTCTCGGTGGAGGGCCCGGGAGGTCAGGAGCAGGCGCCCTCGGCCTTCCTGGAGGAGGTGCGGCGGCTGACGGGGGCCTCGTGGGTGGCGCGCTCGCTGCCGGCCATCGCACCGCTCGACGAGGTGCTCACGGAGTCGGAGCTGCGCCAGCGCGTGGTGTTGGAGTCGCTCGCGATCGAGCGGTTGCGCGTCTCCGCGCCGGATCCCGCCCGGAACGTCATCAGGAGCCGCTTCGAGGGCGCGCCGTGGCTCGCCGCGGCGAAGGAGATGGTGCAGGTGGAGATCGAACGCCTGCACTTCTTCGGCGACACGCGGAAGGGCGCTGGCCGCTACACCGGAGCGGTGGATGACCCGGCCCTGAGCGAGGCCGTTCGCGAGGCCTTCCGCTTCGACGCGGACCGGCCTCTGTCGGCCTCGGCGTTGGCCCGCTTCGGCAACTGTGGCTTCCAGGGGTTCGTGTCCTATGGACTGAAGGTGCCCGAGCCGGAGCAGCCCGGAGAGGATTTCGACCGCCGGGGGCAGGGCATCTTCTGGCACCGCGTGCTGGAGGAGTTCTTCAAGCGGCTCAAGGAGCGCAAGCTGCTGGGCCGGGGTCTCGACGAGCTGCCGGAGGAGCTGTTGGACGCGGTGCTGGACGAGGTGCGGGCGCACTTCGAGCAGCGGCACTACGTGGGTCACCCGGCGCTGTGGCGCCTGGCGCGCGAGCGGGCGAAGAACATGGTTCGCCGCATCCTCATGGACGAGCGGCGGGGGCTGCCGTTCGAGCGCTTCGAGCCCGCGGGCTTCGAGCTGCGCTTCGGGCCTCGCAACCCGGCGGAGGGGTGGAACGAGGTGACGCTCCAGGTTGGTGAGGAGGTCATCCACTTCGAGGGCACCATCGACCGGTTGGACATGGCGGGCGGCGAGGTGGGCGTCATCGACTACAAGTCCGGCAAGCTGTCGAAGTCGGAGCTGAAGAAGAAGCTGCTCGATTCGGACTTCCAGCTCCCGCTGTACCTGTACGCGGCCCGGGCGAGTGGTCACCGGAACACGCGCCAGGCCGCGTGGTTCTCGCTGCGGACGGGAGAGGTCATCTACCTCTCGGAGGTGTTGGAGAAGGACGCGGTGGAGCTGGAGGAACTGCTGTCCACCGAGCCGGAGGTGCGGGCGCGGATGGCGGCGGAGGCGAAGCCCAACCTGGCCAACGCGGTGGAGGCGCTGATCCGCACGGTGAGGGCGGGGCAGTTCGCCATGAGACCGAAGGACTGCGGGAGCTGCGGCTACCGCCCCGTGTGCCGCATCACCGAGCGGCGGCTCGTGGAAGAGGAGGGCTCTTCGTATGAGTGA
- a CDS encoding choice-of-anchor D domain-containing protein codes for MALAIVGCERPSSQRAQSGLGASPEKLEFGLSAVGVTKTMKVRLSNRGRAPFTVHGATATLPNVEVVPFEAFELKAGGEHEVEVRFTPAVEGEVAGVLQVLTDADNVSKDGMAQLDLAGRGVKAWVDVPVRSIEFGNVELGHVEMRELFVRNPTEVESPVRLDFDGADADEFGSSESEELFVLRPGEERRLPLTFSPTRLGAASVQARVSVACPTCEPIVVTLSGTGIATRLEVTPLRVDFGRVALGATAEERITVRNLGSEPMSFGGVNVVDDTGNVFRVMNAPSLPGNVLASGAMVEVRVAFTPTVSGPVPTARLELDVRPVGTTNPGPKVTLTGEGGTSCVVLQPDPLDFGTVAEGMNATREVQVLNRCRTDVLLSDLKLTTKKGGYFMLATAPSSQPIPAGQSVSVPITFMPRAGVGAGEAELVAKILNGNSTSTEVVRVLGSGKVFTPCQYRLEPATVEFGRVPVGSEVTLGAAIRNVGRSECFVAGMQVAEGSDAAFSADKTGNEVLLPGQRAVLRVRFKPGSEGEFSGLAEGWVNHPSNGHLLIPLHGQGVQGCFSVQPTHLDFGTMRLTCGPREREVIVYNKCPGPTELRNLSLEGDASDFKVAHPFVFPAVLAANSEVRVKVTYAPQSDGVDAAALRFDLGPGAPYTVSMVGEGVLKNEQTDQFIQQSQAKVDVLFVVDNSGSMMDEQQDLGSNFSAFLTHAAAAGVDYHIAVTTTGLERSSGGWSVCPGGAEGGENGRFFPVDGSSPRIISPTTPAADVVFARNTSVGVCHWNEQGLEAMYRALADPLVYNMDDPRSPQPMDGNAGFLRDDAKLAIIAVTDEEDFSPQPVSFYESFLLGLKGQDRSKVLFSAIAGPSDLSSCPRASSFGSRYIQLAQNTGGVVESICTANWAASLERISENAFGPNRSFPLSDKPSDVSRIVVRVDGAEVTSGWTYDPATNTVIFDADAAPAPGATVEITYPVGC; via the coding sequence TTGGCCCTGGCCATCGTGGGCTGCGAGAGGCCGTCGTCGCAGCGAGCCCAGTCAGGTCTGGGGGCGTCGCCCGAGAAGTTGGAGTTCGGCCTCTCGGCGGTGGGTGTGACCAAGACGATGAAGGTGCGGCTGTCGAACCGGGGTCGCGCGCCGTTCACGGTCCATGGAGCCACGGCCACCCTGCCGAATGTGGAGGTGGTGCCCTTCGAGGCCTTCGAGCTGAAGGCGGGCGGAGAGCATGAGGTGGAGGTGCGCTTCACGCCCGCCGTGGAGGGCGAGGTCGCGGGCGTGCTGCAGGTGCTCACCGACGCCGACAACGTGAGCAAGGATGGCATGGCGCAGCTCGACCTGGCGGGCCGGGGCGTGAAGGCGTGGGTGGATGTGCCGGTGCGCTCCATCGAGTTCGGCAACGTGGAGCTGGGCCACGTGGAGATGCGCGAGCTCTTCGTGCGCAACCCCACGGAGGTGGAGAGCCCGGTGCGCCTGGACTTCGACGGAGCGGACGCGGACGAGTTCGGCTCGAGCGAGTCGGAAGAGCTCTTCGTGCTGCGGCCCGGAGAGGAGCGCCGGCTGCCGCTGACCTTCTCTCCGACGCGGCTGGGCGCGGCCTCGGTCCAGGCGCGCGTGAGCGTGGCGTGCCCCACGTGCGAGCCCATCGTCGTGACGCTGTCGGGTACCGGTATCGCCACGCGCCTGGAGGTGACGCCGCTGCGGGTGGACTTCGGCCGCGTGGCGCTGGGGGCCACCGCCGAGGAGCGCATCACCGTGCGCAACCTGGGCTCCGAGCCCATGTCCTTCGGTGGGGTGAATGTGGTGGACGACACGGGCAACGTCTTCCGCGTGATGAACGCGCCCTCGCTGCCGGGCAACGTGCTCGCCTCGGGCGCGATGGTGGAGGTGCGGGTGGCCTTCACGCCCACCGTCAGCGGCCCCGTGCCCACGGCGCGGCTGGAGCTCGACGTGCGGCCCGTGGGCACCACCAACCCGGGGCCCAAGGTGACGCTCACGGGCGAGGGAGGCACCTCATGCGTGGTGCTGCAGCCGGATCCGCTCGACTTCGGCACGGTCGCCGAGGGCATGAACGCCACCCGGGAGGTGCAGGTCCTCAACCGCTGCCGTACCGACGTGCTGCTGAGCGATCTGAAGCTCACCACGAAGAAGGGCGGCTACTTCATGCTGGCCACGGCGCCCTCCAGTCAGCCCATCCCCGCGGGCCAGTCCGTCTCCGTGCCCATCACCTTCATGCCGCGTGCTGGCGTGGGGGCGGGTGAGGCGGAGCTCGTCGCGAAGATCCTCAACGGCAACAGCACCTCCACCGAGGTGGTGCGGGTGCTGGGCTCGGGCAAGGTGTTCACTCCCTGCCAGTACAGGCTGGAGCCGGCGACGGTGGAGTTCGGCCGAGTGCCGGTGGGGTCCGAGGTGACGCTCGGCGCGGCGATTCGCAACGTCGGCCGCTCCGAGTGCTTCGTGGCGGGGATGCAGGTCGCCGAGGGGTCGGATGCGGCCTTCTCGGCGGACAAGACGGGCAACGAGGTGCTCCTGCCGGGGCAGCGCGCCGTGCTGCGCGTGCGCTTCAAGCCGGGCTCGGAGGGGGAGTTCTCCGGTCTGGCGGAGGGCTGGGTCAACCACCCCAGCAACGGCCACCTGCTGATTCCGTTGCATGGCCAGGGCGTGCAGGGCTGCTTCTCCGTGCAGCCCACCCACCTGGACTTCGGCACCATGCGGCTGACGTGCGGCCCTCGCGAGCGAGAGGTGATCGTCTACAACAAGTGCCCCGGGCCCACCGAGCTGAGGAACCTGAGCCTCGAGGGGGACGCCAGCGACTTCAAGGTGGCGCATCCCTTCGTCTTCCCGGCGGTGCTCGCCGCGAACAGCGAGGTTCGCGTCAAGGTGACGTACGCGCCGCAGAGCGACGGGGTGGACGCCGCCGCGCTCCGCTTCGACCTGGGCCCGGGCGCTCCCTACACCGTGAGCATGGTGGGCGAGGGCGTGCTCAAGAACGAGCAGACGGACCAGTTCATCCAGCAGTCGCAGGCCAAGGTGGACGTGCTGTTCGTGGTGGACAACTCGGGCTCGATGATGGACGAGCAGCAGGATCTGGGCTCGAACTTCTCGGCCTTCCTCACCCACGCGGCCGCCGCGGGCGTGGACTACCACATCGCCGTCACCACCACCGGCCTCGAGCGCTCCTCGGGCGGCTGGTCGGTGTGCCCGGGTGGCGCCGAGGGGGGTGAGAACGGCCGCTTCTTCCCCGTCGACGGCTCGTCCCCGCGCATCATCTCGCCCACCACGCCGGCGGCGGACGTCGTCTTCGCTCGCAACACGAGTGTGGGCGTGTGCCACTGGAACGAGCAGGGCCTGGAGGCCATGTACCGCGCCCTGGCGGATCCGCTGGTGTACAACATGGATGACCCGCGCTCGCCGCAGCCGATGGACGGCAACGCCGGCTTCCTGCGAGACGACGCCAAGCTGGCCATCATCGCCGTCACCGACGAGGAGGACTTCTCGCCGCAGCCGGTGTCCTTCTACGAGTCGTTCCTCCTGGGTCTCAAGGGACAGGACCGCTCCAAGGTGCTCTTCTCCGCCATCGCCGGGCCGAGCGACCTGAGCTCCTGCCCCCGCGCCAGCAGCTTCGGCAGCCGCTACATCCAGCTCGCCCAGAACACCGGGGGCGTGGTGGAGAGCATCTGCACGGCCAACTGGGCCGCCTCGCTCGAGCGGATCTCGGAGAACGCCTTCGGTCCCAACCGCTCCTTCCCGCTCAGCGACAAGCCGTCGGATGTCTCGCGCATCGTGGTGCGGGTGGACGGCGCGGAGGTGACGAGCGGGTGGACGTACGACCCGGCCACCAACACCGTCATCTTCGACGCGGACGCGGCTCCGGCCCCCGGGGCGACCGTGGAGATCACGTACCCGGTGGGCTGTTAG
- a CDS encoding phosphatase PAP2 family protein: MLADMPSALYVLALASLLATSPVLAEAPPRAQQAADAPTLHELNFNWTRDGLITGVAGVLWIGSEALFKEQLVPKTCRWCDRSADGADTLNGLDRWGRGIAAKTPEGRDRWDTWSDVIDFGVLPVGVLGAQYLLGSASGAPPRYFAQDATIIIESVVIASVVNQGVKFAVGRERPFVHVLPEDQKGLTEHPNDNNLSFYSGHTNMAFAIVTAAGTVSELRGYKNRWLIWAVGLPAAASVGLLRMGADKHYLTDVLVGAAAGTLFGVGVPLLLHGRQQQAQPRAADMSMNVSGGLGGVVLSGQF; this comes from the coding sequence ATGCTCGCCGACATGCCTTCTGCCCTCTACGTTCTAGCGCTCGCCTCCCTGCTTGCCACCTCCCCCGTGTTGGCCGAGGCCCCGCCCCGGGCCCAACAGGCGGCGGACGCCCCTACGCTCCATGAGTTGAACTTCAACTGGACGCGCGACGGGCTCATCACGGGCGTCGCGGGGGTGCTGTGGATCGGCAGCGAGGCCCTCTTCAAGGAGCAGCTCGTCCCGAAGACCTGCCGCTGGTGCGATCGCTCGGCGGACGGCGCGGACACGCTCAACGGACTGGACCGATGGGGCCGGGGCATCGCGGCGAAGACCCCGGAGGGCCGTGATCGCTGGGACACGTGGAGTGACGTCATCGACTTCGGCGTGCTGCCGGTGGGCGTGCTCGGGGCGCAGTACCTGCTGGGCTCGGCGAGCGGGGCGCCGCCGCGCTACTTCGCGCAGGACGCCACCATCATCATCGAGTCGGTGGTGATCGCCTCCGTGGTGAACCAGGGCGTGAAGTTCGCCGTCGGCCGCGAGCGCCCCTTCGTGCACGTGCTGCCCGAGGACCAGAAGGGCCTGACCGAGCACCCCAACGACAACAACCTGTCCTTCTACAGCGGACACACGAACATGGCCTTCGCGATCGTCACGGCGGCGGGCACGGTGTCCGAACTGCGGGGCTACAAGAACCGCTGGCTCATCTGGGCGGTGGGCCTGCCGGCGGCGGCGTCGGTGGGGCTGCTGCGCATGGGCGCGGACAAGCACTACCTCACCGACGTACTGGTGGGCGCGGCGGCCGGCACCCTCTTCGGCGTGGGCGTGCCCCTGCTGCTCCACGGGCGCCAACAGCAGGCGCAGCCGCGAGCCGCGGACATGTCCATGAACGTGTCCGGCGGCCTCGGCGGCGTGGTGCTGTCCGGGCAATTCTAG
- a CDS encoding DMT family transporter: MPPLPERLRGSPLLVVSSLMFAVMALCARSVAGRLSVGQVVCARFAIGLVFLAFYFPLIGRRPRMGRPGLWALRGIFGGGAVYFYFMAIDRLAVGPATLLNACWPICAAILGIFILKEQVNGYLASGLVATTLGAGLVIWSAVQGGMSLTLGAWAALLLGEPLHPLSLVGSLVCMGGVLWGTGLVSRLLVPDSRPSS, encoded by the coding sequence ATGCCCCCCCTCCCCGAGCGCCTGCGCGGCTCTCCGTTGCTCGTTGTCTCCAGCCTCATGTTCGCGGTCATGGCCCTGTGCGCGAGGAGCGTGGCGGGCCGGCTGTCGGTGGGGCAGGTGGTATGCGCGCGCTTCGCCATCGGGCTGGTGTTCCTCGCGTTCTACTTCCCGCTCATCGGGCGTCGGCCGCGCATGGGTCGGCCCGGGCTCTGGGCCCTGCGCGGCATCTTCGGGGGCGGCGCCGTCTACTTCTATTTCATGGCCATCGACCGGCTCGCGGTCGGGCCCGCCACGCTGCTCAATGCCTGCTGGCCCATCTGTGCCGCCATCCTCGGCATCTTCATCTTGAAGGAGCAGGTGAACGGGTACCTGGCGTCCGGGCTGGTGGCTACCACCCTCGGCGCGGGACTCGTCATCTGGAGCGCGGTGCAGGGAGGCATGAGCCTCACGTTGGGGGCCTGGGCCGCGCTGCTGCTGGGGGAGCCCCTCCACCCGCTCTCCCTGGTGGGTTCCCTGGTGTGTATGGGGGGCGTGCTGTGGGGCACGGGCCTGGTTTCCCGCCTGCTCGTTCCAGACTCCAGACCTTCTTCCTGA
- a CDS encoding metallophosphoesterase, translating into MAPESLLVAGVGDIHGRFHRVEAWLDALEAARGRPVDMVLAVGDVEAFRHADDHRRKAAKRAMPAEFAEYADGVRAMRRPLYFIGGNNEDFEALHDAPDGFQLAPNVHYLGRAGLKELHGLRVGYLSGIHAPRFYEQPLKRPRSLDTAKQAGYFRVSEVEKVSALRDVDLMLLHEWPRGLPQRAQERDVPPPGRPLPSSWIGNPITRDLVERVHPKWVLCGHSHRAFAVTLGWQGGRTVTRVACLDQAARPEESVFWMEFQGREVVSAGWGLSGQVSWRAGSPWGLGSLPSLPEPEPLGTGI; encoded by the coding sequence ATGGCTCCGGAATCGCTCCTGGTCGCCGGTGTGGGAGACATCCATGGTCGCTTCCACCGCGTGGAAGCATGGCTCGACGCGCTGGAGGCGGCGCGGGGCCGTCCGGTGGACATGGTGCTGGCCGTGGGCGACGTGGAGGCCTTCCGGCACGCGGACGACCACCGGCGCAAGGCGGCCAAGCGCGCCATGCCCGCCGAGTTCGCCGAGTACGCGGACGGCGTCCGGGCCATGCGGCGCCCGCTGTACTTCATCGGTGGCAACAACGAGGACTTCGAGGCGCTGCACGACGCGCCGGACGGTTTCCAGCTCGCGCCCAACGTGCACTACCTGGGGCGGGCGGGTCTCAAGGAGCTGCACGGGCTCCGGGTGGGGTACCTGTCGGGCATCCACGCACCGCGCTTCTACGAGCAGCCGCTGAAGCGTCCGCGCTCACTCGACACGGCGAAGCAGGCCGGGTACTTCCGCGTGTCCGAGGTGGAGAAGGTCTCCGCGCTGCGTGACGTGGATCTGATGCTGTTACATGAGTGGCCCCGGGGCCTGCCGCAGCGAGCGCAGGAGCGTGATGTGCCACCGCCGGGCCGGCCGCTGCCGTCGTCCTGGATTGGGAACCCCATCACCCGGGATCTGGTGGAGAGGGTGCATCCGAAGTGGGTGTTGTGCGGGCATTCGCACCGGGCCTTCGCGGTGACGCTCGGATGGCAGGGGGGACGGACGGTGACGCGCGTGGCGTGCCTGGATCAGGCGGCGCGGCCCGAGGAGTCGGTGTTCTGGATGGAGTTCCAGGGCCGCGAGGTGGTAAGCGCGGGCTGGGGCCTCTCCGGTCAGGTGTCCTGGCGGGCAGGGTCGCCGTGGGGGCTGGGCTCGCTGCCCTCACTCCCCGAGCCCGAGCCCCTGGGCACGGGTATCTGA